Within the Burkholderia ubonensis genome, the region TGTCGGCGGCCGAACGGATGCGCGACGCGGGCCAGATCGCGCCGCGCCTCGCGCTCTGGAAGTACGGCCTCGCGATGTTCCGCGAGCATCCGCTGCTCGGCGTCGGCTGGGGCGAGTTCCCGTCGCACCAGTTCGCGCTCGCGCGTGCACTCGGCGGCGTCGAGATCGCGAACAACTCGCACGACATCTTCATCGACCTGCTCGCGAAATCCGGCCTGCTCGGCCTCGGCGTGCTCGTCGTGACGCTCGTGCTGTGGTTCGTGCGCGCGCTGCGCGCGCCGCAGACGAGCACGCGCGTGTTCGGTTTCGCGCTGGTCGGCGTGCTGCTGATGCACGCGCTGGTCGAGTACCCGCAGCAGTACATGTTCTTCCTGCTGCCGGCAATGTTCGTGATCGGCCTGCTCGAGGCGAAGCCGCTGCGCATCGTGCCGCGCGGCGCGGCGTTCGCGCTGTTCGCGCTGCTGACGGTCGGCGGCCTGCTGGCGGCGTTGCCGGTGTTGCGCGACTATCAGCGTGCGGAAGTGCTGTATTACGGCACCGACCCGGCCGCGCAGTATCGCGACGCGCCGTCGCTGCTGTTCGGCGCATGGGGCGACTACGGCGCGGCGACGCTGCTCACGCTTTCGCGCGACGCCCTGCCGGCCAAGCTGGCGGCGCACGAACGCGCGATCGCGCTGCTGCCCGGCGAGACGGTGCTGCGCCGCTATGCGGTGCTGCAGGCGCTGGACGGCCGCGACGCCGGCGCGCTGGATACGGTCGCGCGCCTGCATGTTTTCGCGAAGGAACTGAAGGACTGGCCGCAGCAGCTCGCGGCGCTGTACAAGCTGTGCGACGAACAGCCGTCGCTGAAGGCTTTCAAGGCGGCCTTGGTCGCGAAGTACGGGGAAGTGCCGGCCGACGCGGAAGACGACGACTCCGAAGACGATTCGGAATAACGCGCGCCGCGCCGGGCGGGAAGTCCCGGCGCGCGCCGGATCGTGGTGAAGCGGCGGTGCGGTGGCGGCTCGTGACGGCGCGCACATTGCTTCCCGTCGCGAACGGGTAGCGACGGAATCGCGCGATTCGCGTCAACCATTGTCAAATCGTCGCCACGGGAAAGACGGCACGTGCACAATGCGCGGAAGCGTTCGCGTGCGCGCGGCGATGTCGGCCGCACGAGCGAGCGCAGGTCCGCAGATCCGGGAGCCTGCCTGGAACGATCGCGGCCGATGCCACGCGCGGCCATGCGGCCGTAGCGGGGCGCCGGTCCGATGGCCGCGGCGCGGGGCGATGCTGGCGGTGCGGCGGACGATGTCCGCCGGCGCGACGCTCGCCTGGAACAGTACTGAAGAACGATATTCGACCATGGCCCTTCGCTCGACCCTTCTGATCCTGCCGGCCGTCGCCGTGCTGTTTTCCGGCTGCGCGATGCTGTCGTCGTCGCAGGAAAGCAAGCTGACGTGCCGCATCCCGCGCGCCGTCTATCCGGACAATGCGAAGCCGCTTACGCGCCGAGTCACCGTGCTCGTACGCGCGCTGATGACGACGTCCGGCGAAGCGCAGAACGTGACCGTGACGACGAGCAGCCGCAACGCGGCGGCGGACCGCGCGGCCGTCGACGCGATGACGCATGCGAGCTGCGCGCAGACCGGCGCGACCGCGAATCCGTTCACGCTGACGCAGCCGTTCGTGTTCGAGCCGCGGCGCGGGGAGTAGTGGGGGCTGGTGCGGGTGATCGTGGTGTGGCGCACCGGCCGGTTGTGGTCGTTGACTGCCTGCCGGCGCGCCGCGGCCACGTCGCGCTTCGCCGCTTCGTCGAGTGGCCTACGCTCGGTGTCGCGGCAGCAGGTTCGCTCTATCGGCGCGCGAGCGCGCCGATGCAGCGATCAGAAGGTGCGCTTTTTCAGCGTATATCCGTGCAACCAGTACAGCGTGTTGGTCTGCGCGTCGAAGTAGCCGCCTTGTGCAACCTTGTCGGCGGTTTGATCCCACGACTTGCCGCCGTCGGTGCTGGTGAACGTGAGGTCGATCGGCGCACCGCCGCGACTGCCCGAGTTCGGGTCGGTGGCATAGACGAGCAGGAGGCCGTCACGGCCGACGCTCAGGCTGTCGAGCCTGAGCGTCTCGTCGAACGTGCGCAGTTGGTGCACCGACTCCGGATGGTCGTTCGTCCACATGGAAATGGCGCCCACCCGGCGGCCGTTGTCGCGACTCTCGCCGTTCTGCGGCTTGTCCAGACGTGACAGCGCGTACAGCGAATAGTGTGTCGCCGGTCCCGGCGTGGTATCGAGCGCAGTGATGACCTGGCCCGGCAGTTCGGTTTCGGTCACGAAGGCGTGCTGCTCCCAGTCGAGCCGGCCGATCACGCTGTGTGCCGGCGTCTCTGCAGTCGGAGCGATGGAGTAGGCGACACGCAGCACACCGTCAGGGCCGAGGCTCACCGCATTGAAATTCTTGCGCGTCTTGCCGGCGACGCGCGCATCGACCGGCACGTCGATCGCCTGCCACGTGTTGCCGCCGTCCGCGGTGCGCCATACTCGCGGGCCCCAGCCGATCGCGTAGCCGCGCTGCGGATCGATGAACAGCAGGCGGCCGATGTTCTGGTTTTCGGGCCATTGCAGTTGCGACCACGTTTGGCCGCCGTTGAGCGATTTCCACAGCTTCGTCGTCTGAGGCGCATCGCCGCCATGTGCCTCCGGTGCCTTGTAGTTCATCCATGAGGTGCTGATGAACTGAACCGACCAGTCTGGCGAATACCACCATGCGGCATTCTGGCCGACTTGCTGGAACTGGCGTTTCATCCCGCCGTCGATGGTCCCGCGAAGGAAGCTGATCGTCATGCGGTTCAGCAGCTCGCCTGTGTCGTTCATCCAGGCTTCGGTCGGCTCGGGCCGCTGCGGTTCGTTCGATTCAGCGGTGGGCTTGAATGTCACCTCGGGATTGGCGAGCTTGACGCTCATCACGTCGTTGCCCTTGATGCGGAAGCTGCCGCCGCCATACGGTGTGTCGTTCCGCATGAAGTTGGTCGAGATCGTTTCCCAGCTCGTTGCCATATTTACGTACCCGTATGTTGCAATGGCCAGGGCAACGAGGCTCCCGGCGATCCATTTCCATCGTTTGAGTTTTAGCATGTCACTTGTTTAGCAAACGTTCCAGCGCCCGGCTGACTTCGTCGGACGTGTCCGAACTCCATTCGCGTGCTTTCCTGGCCACGTCTGAGCCCCACTCTCGCGCCTGGTCGGCCGCTTCCGAACTCCAATCGTGCGCCTTTTGTTTGGCGACCGGGATACCCGCGTCCCACGCTTGCTTGAGCGTCCGGCCATCGCCCCATTCCTGAAGATTCGGCCGCATGCCGATCTTGGTTAGATCCGCGACCGGTAGACCGGCCAGCCCACCGTCCAGATAAGCCAACGGGTGGGTGACAAAGGCGAAAGTCTTGAACGTGTCCCCGTTGTTTTCGAGTTCGAGTTCGTATCGTTCCACTTGCATTGAAAGCTCACCGTTGCCCGGCTTCGCACTCTTGAATGCGATCTGGTCTCCCTGCATGTTTTGCTGCAGCCCGATTTCGATGTAGCGCTGAAGCCACCACCGGGCGTTTTCCAGCCATTTCTTTCCTTGAGCCGTTAGAGTGGGATAAAGATTCTTGCCGTAGTCCGAACAATAGTAATAGCCGTAACTCACGTAGTAATCGGGCGGTTTGTGCCCGCAACCGATATGGCGCATCATGAAATTGCCGTGGCGCGACCAGTCGGAATCTGTACTTTTCAGTTCGATCAGCTTTTCCCGTCGATGTAGCAGGCGGCGCGCGACTTCCTTGTCTTTCCATGGATCCCACGAGGTCGCGAATTTCTTCACGGTTTCCCATGCACTCGATTTGCTGACCTTTTCGACCGTCTCCCAGTACTCGCCGTGCAGCGGCTGGTAGTAGAAGGGACACGTGCCGACAATGGAATCTGCGGCCGGTGGTGCGTACTTGTCGCAGATATTGATCGCCACCTTTGGACGATCCTTGTAGCCCGTCGGCGTCAGCATCCCGGAGCCGGTGCCGAGTACGTTCTTGTCCGGTTGCCCGTCAGCCATTCGATTTCCCCAAAAACTTGACGACGACGTCGTGCGGCACGTGGCTCTGCGTGAGCCCCGTCTCACCGGCCGCGTTGGTGACGCCTTCTGAGATCAACTTCCCGTTCGAAAACATCTGATACCGAGTGTTCGCAACCGGGATGTCGGTGCCGGCCCAGTGCGCGATGAAGGCCTGATCGTAGTTGCCCGTCGAGTTGGGCAGTGTCGGCATCGTTTGCGCCAGATGCGTGGGCCCGCTGAATGCGTGTTGCGCACCCTTGACGTCGATCTTGCCGGGCGCATGGACTTCAATGTTGCCGTCCGCGATCCGGATGTAAGCGCCGCCGGACGTCAAGAGGATCTCCTTCGCCGCAGCGCCTTCGAGTGCCCCGGTGGCCGCGATCAGCTTCAGCGTTTTCTGGGCGGTCAGCTCGATGTTGTCAGCCTGTGCTTGCACTTCAACCCTGCCCTTGCCGGCGAACAGCTTGATCCCGGCGTTCTGGGCGAACAGGCTGATGCGGTCGATCACGCTGGCGACCAGCGATTTCCCCGCGGCGACATGCGTGCTTTGCCCGCTGACGACGTTGATGTGCCGGTCCGCAGCAACATGCACAGATTGTTGTGTCGACATCCCGATGCCTGCCGGACTGCCGAACAGCATCACAGGTTCCTTGAACGCATTGGCGATGCCCGTGCCGCCGCCGGCGGTTCTGCCGCCCGACGTGCTGCCGGTCACGCTGCGTTGAGTTGCATCGGTGAACTGCTTCAGTGCCGAATGCCCGGACTCGAGCGGCTCCGCTCGATGCTGCGTGCTGACATCCGACATGGCTTCCATCAGGCCTTCCGCCCGAACGAGCTGTTGCTGCGTTTCCTGAACGTCGAGCGGTTGGCTTGCCGGCTGCTTCTCGTGCGTCGTGACGTACAGGCCGCGGTTCGCGCGCACTGCGCCATATGCGTCCGACCGCAGGTCGAAGCCGCTGCCGAGATAGCTGCCGCGATTATTGCCTGCGTGCTCGATCAAATAGCCGAGATGCAGATGCGCATTGGTCTGGCTGCTATACAGGTGTACGCGATTCTGCGACGTCGCATCGTCGAGGACCAACTGGTTGTACCCGACGCCCGCATATTCCTTGGAGCGATATCCGGACAGGATGCCGTTGCTGTGCCATTGCGGACTTGTTGCGCCGTTATAGACCTTGCCTACGATGATCGGTCGATCGCAGTCGCCGCCGACGAAGTCGACCAGCACCTCCTCGCCGCTGCGGTGTGGATGAACGGCGCCGTAGCCATTTCCGGAATCCGACGTCGTGGCACGTAGCCAGCACGACGCCTTCTCGTCACCGTCGTTCAGGCGATCCCAATGAAAGCGGACTTTGACACGGTTTAGTGCATCCGTGTGAACCTCTTCGCCCTGCGGTGCGACGACGATCGCCGATTGCAAATGCATCGTCGGCTTCGCATGCTCGAACGGGCTGCGAAACGGTACGGTCGTGCGCTGTGCTTCCACGCGAATCTGAAAGAAGCCCTCGCTACCATCGGAATGACGGACGCGCGACAGGGCGGAATCTGTCGCGTGCACGATGCTGTCGATCTCCGCCTTCAGGCTATGAGGAAAAACCGCCTGCTCGTCCGCCACGGGGAGGTTGTTGACAATGACCCACGCCGTCTCGATTACGGCGAATTCGCGCTGGCCGGGATCGTCCTTGTCGTGTTCGGGGTGATCGGCGAATTGGAACGTGCGCCCCGCGTCCATGCGCCGCACGCCGCCGACGCCGTGAAAACGCTTCGCGCGCGACTCCTGATCCTCCATCCAGAGCTTCGACAGATGGTCGCCGCGGGATTGCTCGGCATACGTATGCGCGCCCGTGTATTCATAGACCTCCAGCTGCTGCGGGAGGTCGCCCTGGTTCGCGATCGTCGGCGTGTGAGTGGCCTTCGGATTCGCGGCGGTGGGCGGCTGCTTGTAGTCGAACGTGCGCGTGGCGCGCTCGACGCTCCGCAGCGTACGAGTGCCAGAGAAATGGACGAGTGTGTCGGCTTCGTCGCTTGTACCCGCGCGATGAAAATGCACTACTCGTGGCGACAGCGCGGGCAGCGCGTCGAGGCGGTCGACGATGACGAACCGGTGCGACTTGCCGTCTCGGTCCTGTTCCCAGAAACCGTACAGGCCTTCGGATTCCATCAGCCGGTGCACGAAATTCCAATCGTCCTCGTCCTGCATGCAGAACGAGCGAATTGGTACCGGCTGGTAGAGCCTGAAGGCGAAGCGTCCCTTTGCCTGCGGATGCTGGTTCAGTACGTCGGCAATGATGTCTTCCGCGGACTGATCCTGCCAGATGCGCTGGTCGCGGCGGAACTTAAGGAAATGCAGGAACGATGCAAAAGCAATCTGGTAGTACGTGACACCGCTGTCCGACCCGAGCCGGCGAGCGGAATGCACGTAGCCGTGGTGAGGCGCGTACGATTGATCGCTCTGCTGTATCCACAGCGTCACCGGCTGCGCGATCAGCTTCTTGAGCTCGATGTTGTCGGATACGGAAACCGCATCGACGATAAACTCGAATTGGCGCCCGAGTCGCGACCACCCCTTGACGCGGTGCGGCAACAGTATGTCGGGGCCAAGCGGCGTATCTAGTTTGACAAGGCGCTCATGCTGGACCGGCCTGCCCAGCATCGCGCTTCTCAACATGTTCGAATTCATTACCAGGACTCACTCTTTTTGTTCTGCTGGTCACACGCTCTCTCGTGTGGAATCCACCAATTGTATGAGATAAAGGCGCTGGAATCTCCCCTCGCGGACCGACAGCCTTTCTCGCCCTCAACCCCCCGCATCCTCCGCCGTCCAATCCCCCGACTTCCCGCCGCGCTTCTCCCTGACGCTCACGTCGGTGATCACCATCCCGCGATCGACGGCCTTGCACATGTCGTACACGGTCAGGAGCCCGACCTGCACCGCGGTGAGCGCCTCCATCTCGACGCCGGTCCGCCCGAACGTCTCGACCTGCGCGACGCAGCGCACGCCCGGCAGCGCGTCGTCGAGCTCGAAATCGACCGCGACGCGGGTCAGCGCGAGCGGATGGCACAGCGGAATCAGGTCGGCGGTGCGCTTCGCGCCCTGAATCGCCGCGATGCGCGCGACGCCGAGCACGTCGCCTTTTTTCGCCTTGCCGTCGCGAATCAGCTCGAACGTCGCCGGCAGCATCCGGATCGTGCCGCGCGCGACGGCGATACGCTGCGTTTCCTGCTTGCCGCCGACGTCGACCATGTGCGCGTGGCCGGCGGCGTCGAAATGGGTGAGTCCAGACATGTCGTGCTCCTGTCGACCGAATCCGGCGCGTCGACGCCCGGTTCGGTCCCGTGCATAGCTTGAAGGGCGCCTATCATAGCAGCGGGCGCCCGCGCCGCCGGCGCACAACCCGCGGACGATCCGTGCGGGACAGCCGGGCCGGCGCCGGTACAATGGCCACGATATTTATACCAATCGCCGCAAAGCGCGCGCCGCGCGCGGGACGGCGTCGCGATCATCCTGCCATGCGTGTCAAACAGTTGCTTGTCGCGTTGCTGTCGGCGGCCCTGGCGCTGCCGCCCGACGGTTACGCGCAATGCACGGGCGCCTTGCCGCTCGAGGCGGCGGGCGCCGGTCTCCCGTCGATCTCGACCGTGCCGTCCGGCATTGCGCCCGACGTATTCGGCACCTACGGCGGCGCCGAGAGCCGGTTTTCCGGCGCCACCGGCGTGTCGAATTCCGCCGCCGGCCTGCGCGCGCCGCTGCGGGCGCTGCAGCTGCCCGATCTCGGCGACGGCTCCGGCGGCGCGCTGACGCCGCAGGCCGAGCGCAAGCTCGGCGAACGGGTGATGCGCGAGGTGCGGCGCGACCCCGACTATCTCGACGACTGGCTCGCGCGCGATTACCTGAACACGATGGCGGCACGGCTCGCGGCCGCGGCGACCGCGCGCTTCATCGGCGGCTATGCGCCCGACTTCGAGCTGTTCCCGGTGCGCGACGCGCAGATCAATGCATTCTCGATGCCGGGCGGCTTCATCGGCATCAACACCGGGCTCTTCATCACGACGCAGACGGAATCCGAGCTCGCGTCGGTCGTCGGCCACGAGATGGGCCACGTGCTGCAGCGGCATATCGCGCGGATGATCAACGCGAGCGAGAAGACCGGCTACACGGCGCTCGCGACGATGCTGCTCGGCGTGCTGGCGGGCGTGCTCGCGCGCAGCGGCGATCTCGGCAGCGCGATCGCGATGGGCGGGCAGGCGTACGCGGTCGACAACCAGCTGCGCTTTTCGCGCTCGGCGGAGCGCGAGGCGGACCGCGTCGGCTTCCAGCTGCTCGCGGGCGCGGGCTACGACCCGTACGGGATGCCGGGCTTCTTCGAGCGGCTGGACCACGCGTCGATGGGCGATGCAGGCGTGCCGGCCTACGCGCGCACCCACCCGCTGACGGGCGAGCGGATCGCCGACATGGAGGATCGCGCGCGGCGCGCGCCGTACCGCCAGCCGCACCAGTCGGCCGAGTACGGGTTCGTGCGCGCCCGGCTGCGCATCCTGCAGAACCGCGCGCCGACCGACATCGCGGCCGAGGCGCGCCGGATGCAGCTCGAGATCGACGACCATACCGCGGCGAACGTCGCCGCGAACGCGTACGGCGTCGCGCTCGCGAACACGCTGCTCGGCCAGTACGACGCGGCGGGGCAGGCGTTGGCGGCGTCGCGCGCCGCGTTCGATGCGCGCGCGCGGCGCGACGACGATCCCGCGACGAGCTCGCCGAGCCTCGACGTGCTGGCCGCTGACCTCGCGCGCCGCGCGGGGCGCACCGACGACGCGGTGCGGCTCGCGGCGCTCGCGCAGCGGCGCTGGCCGGCGTCGCACGCGGCGATCGTCGCGCATCTGCAGGCGCTCCTGGCCGCGCGCCGCTTCGGCGAAGCGCAGGCGCTCGCCCGCACGCAGGCGCAGGCCGATCCGCAGCAGCCGGACTGGTGGGACTACCTCGCAAAGGCGAGCGACGGCAAGGGCGACATGCTCGCGCGGCGCCGCGCACTGGCGGAGAAGCTCGCGCTCGACGGCGCGTGGCCGGCGGCGATCCGCCAGCTGAAGGACGCGCGCGATGCAAAGGATGTGTCGTTCTACGACCAGTCGATGCTCAACGCGCGCCTGCTCGAATTCGAGGCGCGCTACAAGGAAGAGCGCGAGGACGAGAAGAACGGCAGGAGCTAGCCTGTCGCGGCGGCGTCAGTGCTCGTCGGCCGGCGCAGTGCGCGCCCGTTCGGCGGGACTCGCGACGAAGCCGAAGCGCGCCGGCACGTCGGCGCGCGCGATCTCGCCGAGCGGCAGCGCGCGGTCGTCGCGCCAGCGCAGCACGGGCGGCGTCGCGTCGAGATCCGCATGGTCGGCGAACAGTCCGAGATCGTGATCGTGCAGCGCGGCGACGCGCGGCGGCGCGCCGGCGTCGCGAAACAGCACGCCGCCCGCGTCGTCGAGCCACGCTTCCCGCGGCTCGAACGGCCGGCCGGCCTGATCGGCGAGCGTCAGCCGGCCGTCCTGTTCGGCGAGCCGCACGATCCACGGGGTATACGCGAGCTCGACGTATACGCGCTGCGGCCCGTTCTGGAAGAACCACTGGCCGTGCTCGTCGGCTTCATAGTTGCGGGCGATGAACGCGACCAGCGCCGCATGGCGCAGCGGCGTGCCGAGCTCGCCGGCCGCCTGCGCGGCGTCGTCGCGCAGGCGCCAGCCGCCGCGCCGGTCGAGCAGCAGCCAGCCGGTGCAGTGCGGCACGTCCGGCCACTTGGCGAGCGCCTGCCTGACGATGTCATCCATGGTCGACGAACCGGGCGCAATAGCCGAACACGCGCACCGACAGCCAGTCGAGCCGACCGGGGAACGGCCCGGTCATGAAACCCGCGTGGCCGCCGTCTTCGGGCTGGTCGAGCTCGACGGCGGGCGACACGTCCGCCGGGCCGGGCAGCGCCGACGCGGGCAGGAACGGGTCGTTGCGGGCGTTGAGGATCAGCGTCGGCACGTCGATCGCGGGCAGGAGCGGGCGGGTGGTCGCCTTCGTCCAGTAGTCGTTCGCGTCGGCGAAGCCGTGCAGCGGCGCGGTGACGACGTCGTCGAAATCATGCATCGTCACCGCGTTCAGCATCGCTTCGCGGTCGAACAGGCCCGGAAACTGCTCGAGCTTGACGAGCGCCTTGCGCTTCAGCGTCTTCAGGAAGCTGCGCGTGTAGAGCATCGCGAAACCTTGCGACAGCGCACGGCCGCCCGCATGCACGTCGAGCGGCGTCGAGATCGCGGCGGCGGCGCGCACGACCGACGTGTCGCCGCGGTGCTCGCCGAGCCAGCGCAGCAGCACGTTGCCGCCGAGCGACACGCCGGCGGCGACGATCGGCCCGCGATGCTGCGCGGCGAGGCGCTTGAGGATCCAGTCGACCTCGGCGCTGTCCGCGAGGTGGTAGAAGCGCGGGCGGCGGTTCATCTCGCCGCTGCAGCTGCGAAAATGCGGAACGACGCCGTGCCAGCCCTTCGCGCGCGCGGCGGCCATCAGCGCGAGCGCGTAGTGCGAGCCGGAGCTGCCTTC harbors:
- a CDS encoding M48 family metalloprotease, translated to MRVKQLLVALLSAALALPPDGYAQCTGALPLEAAGAGLPSISTVPSGIAPDVFGTYGGAESRFSGATGVSNSAAGLRAPLRALQLPDLGDGSGGALTPQAERKLGERVMREVRRDPDYLDDWLARDYLNTMAARLAAAATARFIGGYAPDFELFPVRDAQINAFSMPGGFIGINTGLFITTQTESELASVVGHEMGHVLQRHIARMINASEKTGYTALATMLLGVLAGVLARSGDLGSAIAMGGQAYAVDNQLRFSRSAEREADRVGFQLLAGAGYDPYGMPGFFERLDHASMGDAGVPAYARTHPLTGERIADMEDRARRAPYRQPHQSAEYGFVRARLRILQNRAPTDIAAEARRMQLEIDDHTAANVAANAYGVALANTLLGQYDAAGQALAASRAAFDARARRDDDPATSSPSLDVLAADLARRAGRTDDAVRLAALAQRRWPASHAAIVAHLQALLAARRFGEAQALARTQAQADPQQPDWWDYLAKASDGKGDMLARRRALAEKLALDGAWPAAIRQLKDARDAKDVSFYDQSMLNARLLEFEARYKEEREDEKNGRS
- a CDS encoding DUF2946 family protein, translating into MDDIVRQALAKWPDVPHCTGWLLLDRRGGWRLRDDAAQAAGELGTPLRHAALVAFIARNYEADEHGQWFFQNGPQRVYVELAYTPWIVRLAEQDGRLTLADQAGRPFEPREAWLDDAGGVLFRDAGAPPRVAALHDHDLGLFADHADLDATPPVLRWRDDRALPLGEIARADVPARFGFVASPAERARTAPADEH
- a CDS encoding WD40/YVTN/BNR-like repeat-containing protein, giving the protein MATSWETISTNFMRNDTPYGGGSFRIKGNDVMSVKLANPEVTFKPTAESNEPQRPEPTEAWMNDTGELLNRMTISFLRGTIDGGMKRQFQQVGQNAAWWYSPDWSVQFISTSWMNYKAPEAHGGDAPQTTKLWKSLNGGQTWSQLQWPENQNIGRLLFIDPQRGYAIGWGPRVWRTADGGNTWQAIDVPVDARVAGKTRKNFNAVSLGPDGVLRVAYSIAPTAETPAHSVIGRLDWEQHAFVTETELPGQVITALDTTPGPATHYSLYALSRLDKPQNGESRDNGRRVGAISMWTNDHPESVHQLRTFDETLRLDSLSVGRDGLLLVYATDPNSGSRGGAPIDLTFTSTDGGKSWDQTADKVAQGGYFDAQTNTLYWLHGYTLKKRTF
- a CDS encoding type VI secretion system Vgr family protein, which gives rise to MNSNMLRSAMLGRPVQHERLVKLDTPLGPDILLPHRVKGWSRLGRQFEFIVDAVSVSDNIELKKLIAQPVTLWIQQSDQSYAPHHGYVHSARRLGSDSGVTYYQIAFASFLHFLKFRRDQRIWQDQSAEDIIADVLNQHPQAKGRFAFRLYQPVPIRSFCMQDEDDWNFVHRLMESEGLYGFWEQDRDGKSHRFVIVDRLDALPALSPRVVHFHRAGTSDEADTLVHFSGTRTLRSVERATRTFDYKQPPTAANPKATHTPTIANQGDLPQQLEVYEYTGAHTYAEQSRGDHLSKLWMEDQESRAKRFHGVGGVRRMDAGRTFQFADHPEHDKDDPGQREFAVIETAWVIVNNLPVADEQAVFPHSLKAEIDSIVHATDSALSRVRHSDGSEGFFQIRVEAQRTTVPFRSPFEHAKPTMHLQSAIVVAPQGEEVHTDALNRVKVRFHWDRLNDGDEKASCWLRATTSDSGNGYGAVHPHRSGEEVLVDFVGGDCDRPIIVGKVYNGATSPQWHSNGILSGYRSKEYAGVGYNQLVLDDATSQNRVHLYSSQTNAHLHLGYLIEHAGNNRGSYLGSGFDLRSDAYGAVRANRGLYVTTHEKQPASQPLDVQETQQQLVRAEGLMEAMSDVSTQHRAEPLESGHSALKQFTDATQRSVTGSTSGGRTAGGGTGIANAFKEPVMLFGSPAGIGMSTQQSVHVAADRHINVVSGQSTHVAAGKSLVASVIDRISLFAQNAGIKLFAGKGRVEVQAQADNIELTAQKTLKLIAATGALEGAAAKEILLTSGGAYIRIADGNIEVHAPGKIDVKGAQHAFSGPTHLAQTMPTLPNSTGNYDQAFIAHWAGTDIPVANTRYQMFSNGKLISEGVTNAAGETGLTQSHVPHDVVVKFLGKSNG
- a CDS encoding TonB family protein, encoding MALRSTLLILPAVAVLFSGCAMLSSSQESKLTCRIPRAVYPDNAKPLTRRVTVLVRALMTTSGEAQNVTVTTSSRNAAADRAAVDAMTHASCAQTGATANPFTLTQPFVFEPRRGE
- a CDS encoding PglL family O-oligosaccharyltransferase; translation: MPSSFSRSLPLVALAVALIVPYAITNHTYPIPTFYSEFSALALYLLLGASVILLVRTSRPATPFAAPAAFAAPLGFAAVLVAQVALMPLRVPSMNWLAVGYLGAALVAMQAGYVLAREQLAEAAARIMAGALLIGGVFAVFCQVVQLFRLESVLSPFVVVYNIAVERRPYGNMAQANHLATYIAFALAGALYLVQTRRLAVWAWLLLSVVLSGGLALTVSRGPWLQVAVMVVAGFWMAWAESRGKPGAPANVRARAWLMPVLLAAVFVAVNGAVRWANLHYHLNLAVSAAERMRDAGQIAPRLALWKYGLAMFREHPLLGVGWGEFPSHQFALARALGGVEIANNSHDIFIDLLAKSGLLGLGVLVVTLVLWFVRALRAPQTSTRVFGFALVGVLLMHALVEYPQQYMFFLLPAMFVIGLLEAKPLRIVPRGAAFALFALLTVGGLLAALPVLRDYQRAEVLYYGTDPAAQYRDAPSLLFGAWGDYGAATLLTLSRDALPAKLAAHERAIALLPGETVLRRYAVLQALDGRDAGALDTVARLHVFAKELKDWPQQLAALYKLCDEQPSLKAFKAALVAKYGEVPADAEDDDSEDDSE
- a CDS encoding hydrolase, with the translated sequence MSTASPPTSLDGGNTPDDDTLRYRAPRWLPNSHAQTIVPALFARRPAVAYRRERWETPDHDFIDLDWIAHLDSAAPAPDAPLFVLFHGLEGSSGSHYALALMAAARAKGWHGVVPHFRSCSGEMNRRPRFYHLADSAEVDWILKRLAAQHRGPIVAAGVSLGGNVLLRWLGEHRGDTSVVRAAAAISTPLDVHAGGRALSQGFAMLYTRSFLKTLKRKALVKLEQFPGLFDREAMLNAVTMHDFDDVVTAPLHGFADANDYWTKATTRPLLPAIDVPTLILNARNDPFLPASALPGPADVSPAVELDQPEDGGHAGFMTGPFPGRLDWLSVRVFGYCARFVDHG
- the moaC gene encoding cyclic pyranopterin monophosphate synthase MoaC — encoded protein: MSGLTHFDAAGHAHMVDVGGKQETQRIAVARGTIRMLPATFELIRDGKAKKGDVLGVARIAAIQGAKRTADLIPLCHPLALTRVAVDFELDDALPGVRCVAQVETFGRTGVEMEALTAVQVGLLTVYDMCKAVDRGMVITDVSVREKRGGKSGDWTAEDAGG